The window GGGAAAGTTCGTCGGCAAAGCGCGCATCGAACCGGGGACGCTCGGCCGTGCCTAAGATGCGCATCGCGCGTACCGAGAAACGGGCGCAAGAGAAAGCCGCGAACGAGCCGGCACTCGACAATCGGCGCGCGCGTCACGAATTCGAGATTCTCGAGTCGCTCGAAGCTGGATTGGCGTTGACCGGGACGGAGATCAAGAGCATTCGCACGGGCGGTGTCAGCCTCAATGAAGCTTTTGCTCGCGTCCGTAATGGCGAGCTGTGGCTCGTTAACATGTACATCCCGCCGTATAAAACGGCGAGCGCGTTCTCCGCGCACGATCCGCGCCGTTCGCGAAAATTGCTCGTTCACAAATCGCAACTCGAACGGCTCGCTTCTCGCAGCGCCGAGAAGGGATTGACGATCGTTCCACTTCGGCTCTACTTTACGCGCGGTAAAGCCAAAGTCGAAATCGGCCTCGCCAAGGGCAAGAAGCTCTACGACAAGCGCAAGTCGATTCAAGACCGTGAGATGAAGCGCGAGCTCGCACGGGTAACTCGATGACGCGCGGAGCGCCGTTAAATTAGACGGGCGCATCCGGAGCGCGGGCTCGACGCAATTCTCGAAAGTCAGAAGATCGCCCCAAAACGTGCGACGCTGCTGGTCGCGTGTTCGGGCGGTCCGGATAGCGTGGCGCTTGCGAGCTTACTCGCGCGCGTCGCGCCGCGACACGAATGGCGCCTCGTGCTCGGTCATGTCAATCATCATCTGCGCGATTCGTCCTGGCAAGAC of the Candidatus Baltobacteraceae bacterium genome contains:
- the smpB gene encoding SsrA-binding protein SmpB — translated: MRIARTEKRAQEKAANEPALDNRRARHEFEILESLEAGLALTGTEIKSIRTGGVSLNEAFARVRNGELWLVNMYIPPYKTASAFSAHDPRRSRKLLVHKSQLERLASRSAEKGLTIVPLRLYFTRGKAKVEIGLAKGKKLYDKRKSIQDREMKRELARVTR